In Clostridia bacterium, one DNA window encodes the following:
- the porA gene encoding pyruvate ferredoxin oxidoreductase translates to MPKTVAVVGTDAVAEAMRQINPDVVAVYPITPQTAIVEKFSEFVADGEVDTGLINVESEHSAMSACIGAAAGGGRVMTCTSSQGLALMWEELYVASGLRLPIVLTNVNRALSAPINIHCDHSDSMGARDSGWIQLYSENAQEAYDNVIQAVRIAENPAVRLPVMVCLDGFIISHAVDRVQIEDDDKVRQFIGEYVPGQPLLTQPMGMGMFDGLYGYYFEAKRAQEEAMQDALGVIQEVSQEFSQLSGRTYGLWEEYRLEDAEECVVALNSAAGTIKSVIDRLRAQGRKIGLLKPRVFRPWPGKELAQVLSRFPVIAVFDRSMMFNGGYGGHLYHEIRATLYDSPARPLLVDYIYGLGGRDLSVHLVEQALAEVGAMAEKRQVEQPIKYLGLRE, encoded by the coding sequence ATGCCAAAAACAGTTGCTGTAGTAGGGACCGATGCCGTTGCCGAAGCCATGCGCCAAATCAATCCCGATGTGGTAGCGGTTTACCCGATCACTCCCCAGACCGCCATCGTGGAGAAGTTTTCCGAGTTTGTAGCTGACGGCGAAGTAGACACCGGCCTGATCAATGTGGAGAGCGAGCACAGCGCCATGAGCGCCTGCATAGGGGCTGCCGCCGGGGGCGGTCGGGTAATGACCTGCACCTCTTCACAGGGGTTGGCTCTGATGTGGGAGGAGCTTTACGTGGCTTCCGGCCTACGGCTGCCTATAGTTCTTACCAATGTCAATCGGGCTTTATCGGCGCCCATCAACATCCACTGCGATCATTCCGATAGCATGGGGGCCAGGGATTCGGGGTGGATCCAGCTCTATTCCGAGAACGCCCAGGAGGCCTATGACAACGTCATTCAGGCGGTGCGGATCGCTGAGAACCCAGCTGTGCGGCTGCCGGTGATGGTTTGCCTGGATGGGTTCATCATTTCCCATGCTGTGGACCGGGTACAGATCGAAGATGATGACAAAGTGCGACAGTTCATCGGCGAGTATGTGCCGGGCCAGCCGCTTTTAACCCAGCCCATGGGTATGGGGATGTTCGATGGTCTTTACGGCTATTACTTTGAAGCTAAACGGGCTCAAGAAGAGGCTATGCAGGACGCCCTAGGGGTGATCCAAGAGGTTAGCCAGGAATTCAGCCAGCTCTCTGGCCGGACCTATGGCCTCTGGGAAGAGTACCGGCTAGAAGATGCCGAGGAATGCGTCGTAGCCCTAAACTCCGCTGCTGGCACCATCAAATCGGTGATTGACCGCCTGCGGGCCCAAGGGCGTAAGATTGGGCTCCTTAAGCCTCGGGTGTTTAGACCTTGGCCGGGCAAAGAACTAGCCCAGGTTCTGTCCCGCTTCCCGGTAATCGCGGTTTTTGACCGCTCCATGATGTTCAACGGCGGCTACGGCGGCCACCTCTACCACGAGATTCGGGCTACCCTTTACGACAGCCCAGCTCGGCCGCTGTTAGTGGACTACATCTATGGCCTAGGCGGCCGCGACTTAAGTGTCCATTTGGTGGAGCAGGCGCTGGCAGAAGTAGGGGCCATGGCCGAGAAACGTCAGGTGGAACAGCCAATCAAATACCTGGGGCTCAGGGAATAG
- a CDS encoding 4Fe-4S binding protein — MGLASLEPGNSVAVNTGSWRSRRPIWNHDKCTHCLRCFIYCPDACIQVQEGKMVGIDYFHCKGCGICAEECNVGALELVEEAQAQAEEKNARRQSNQACSA; from the coding sequence ATGGGATTGGCTAGTCTCGAGCCTGGAAACTCGGTAGCTGTCAACACCGGTAGCTGGAGATCTCGTCGGCCCATCTGGAATCACGATAAGTGCACCCATTGTCTGCGGTGCTTTATTTATTGCCCCGATGCCTGCATTCAAGTACAGGAGGGCAAGATGGTGGGGATCGATTACTTCCACTGTAAAGGCTGCGGCATTTGCGCCGAGGAGTGCAATGTGGGGGCGCTGGAGCTAGTCGAGGAGGCCCAAGCTCAGGCTGAAGAGAAAAATGCCCGACGCCAGTCAAACCAAGCTTGTAGCGCCTAA